The region GACCGGGCACAACTGACAATTCTACAGCGTATCTTAAAACGCGAGGGTTACACCGTTGATGTCGTTGGCGATAGTAAAGCCGCGCTTGAAAGTTTGGACAAGCAGATGTTTGATCTCGTTATCAGCGATATGTGGATGTCCTCACGGTTTGAGGGACGTGATCTGCTTCGGGAAATAAAACGGACAGACCCAGACCTACCCGTCCTTATCATGACAGCCTACGCCGAACTTAACGATGCCGTCAATCTCGTTGCACATGAGGGAGCGTTCTACTATCTTGAGAAACCTATTCAGGTAGATGTGCTTAAACGGGAAGTGAAACACGCCTTGCAGACCCGTGGTGCGCTTGGGGACACTGAGGACGGAAGCGATACTTCAGTCCCTGAAATTCAGATTGATGAAATTATCGGTGAAAGTGAACGGATGCGGGAACTTTTCAAAAATATGGCACGGATCCTTCACCGTGGCGTGACACAAGTGCTTATTACTGGCGAAACCGGTTCCGGGAAAAGTCTGATTGCCCGGGCACTCCATAAATACGGAAACCGAAAAGACAAGCCGTTCATAGCGATTAACTGTGGTGCTATCCCGGAGACGCTCATTGAGAGTGAACTCTTTGGACATGAAAAGGGGGCGTTTACGGACGCAGCACAACAGAAGAAGGGGCTTTTTGAGGTGGCAAACGACGGGATACTTTTTCTTGATGAAATTGGCGATTTGCCTGTTCAGACGCAGAGCAAACTCTTACAAGTACTCGAGGAACGAGAAATACGTCGCATCGGAGGGACCCAGAATATCAAAGTGGATGTCTGTGTAATTGCTGCAACGAATAAAGATCTCATTCAGGCTGTCCGAGACGCTGCTTTTCGGGACGACCTCTATTTCCGGCTCAATGTTATTCCGCTCCATGTGCCGCCCCTTCGAGAACACCCTGAGGACATTCCGTTACTCGTGAATTTTCTAATCCAAAAGTTTAGCAGCGAGTACGCCGAGGCACTCCCAAAACAGGTCACGCCGCAAGCGATGTCTGCCCTCAGGCGGTATCAATGGCCCGGCAATATTCGGCAGTTAGAAAATTATCTCCGTCGCATCTTTGTACTCTCAGAAAATGAGGTCATTGACATGGACGAGCTGCCACCTGAGATTTTGGACACCTCACTACCAACTACTGATCTTGAGTTTGATATTCCTGAGGAAGGGGTCTCTCTTGATGATATTATCAAGGAATATATCTGTAGTGCATTAGCAAAAAGTAACGGCACCCAGATTCAAGCCGCGAAATTGCTTGGTATTTCGCGTCGAAAACTTCAGCATCGGATGCAGAAATATGGACTTCAAAGCCAGGACTTCAAAGCCGCTTCGTAATGGCTATTAATACCGTAGGATTTGTGTGTCAATCTCCTCTGCCCATCGATCAATGCCGCCAAGTAGACACTTGACCGATTTAAAACCGAGTTGTTGTAAAAGAAACGCTGCATCAAGACTCCGCATGCCCCAATGGCAATAAACCACCACTTCACTTCCGGGTTTGATGTCCTGAAATCGTTTTAACAACTCACCCAAGGGAATCGAGATGGCACCTTCAAGGTGA is a window of Candidatus Poribacteria bacterium DNA encoding:
- a CDS encoding sigma-54 dependent transcriptional regulator — translated: MASILLVDDDRAQLTILQRILKREGYTVDVVGDSKAALESLDKQMFDLVISDMWMSSRFEGRDLLREIKRTDPDLPVLIMTAYAELNDAVNLVAHEGAFYYLEKPIQVDVLKREVKHALQTRGALGDTEDGSDTSVPEIQIDEIIGESERMRELFKNMARILHRGVTQVLITGETGSGKSLIARALHKYGNRKDKPFIAINCGAIPETLIESELFGHEKGAFTDAAQQKKGLFEVANDGILFLDEIGDLPVQTQSKLLQVLEEREIRRIGGTQNIKVDVCVIAATNKDLIQAVRDAAFRDDLYFRLNVIPLHVPPLREHPEDIPLLVNFLIQKFSSEYAEALPKQVTPQAMSALRRYQWPGNIRQLENYLRRIFVLSENEVIDMDELPPEILDTSLPTTDLEFDIPEEGVSLDDIIKEYICSALAKSNGTQIQAAKLLGISRRKLQHRMQKYGLQSQDFKAAS